The Runella sp. SP2 genome includes a window with the following:
- a CDS encoding PKD domain-containing protein encodes MKKIIRLLLLLVIAHLHLACFKEMALSTTADFTIKFIDDNKAAPTRVLIENTSVNADTYKWTFEGASITSSDLQTPPELLFRKEGKYKITLEVSNIDSKTSRKETTIEIGKPLSAKFGFSFDLNNLAPATVKFKNSSVGATRYEWSFEKGDKPTSTEENPTVIFAEKGQYKVSLKAFSGQKFVQFDSTIQVGESLQPTFEYETTDFNFNHEAPLTIRVTNKSKGALQQKWSVNDVNARITAENDSITTILLPDAKTYKVTLTASNGKISKTSEKEIVANTPTNLLYFKDIPFGVYEASTYSSYFVSRRKQSIAAEALDTLSFGKELDIVFFAQDETLGYGRFLSPDKTASLLMPTIPKAQRTTFINLLEACAACTQMTDAKFDAIKTSKDFSQFVFKFSDGVIEGFDKQTTPRYVPFKTADGRLGIIKIKSFHTTSSDSYITTDIKVYRKP; translated from the coding sequence ATGAAAAAGATAATTCGACTTCTTTTGCTTTTGGTAATAGCGCACCTGCATTTGGCTTGTTTTAAGGAGATGGCGCTTTCAACAACGGCTGATTTTACCATTAAATTCATTGATGACAATAAAGCAGCTCCAACGCGGGTTCTCATTGAGAATACATCCGTAAATGCCGACACGTATAAATGGACATTTGAGGGAGCTTCTATTACTTCTTCCGATCTGCAAACACCCCCCGAACTGCTCTTTCGCAAAGAGGGTAAGTATAAAATTACCCTTGAAGTAAGTAATATCGACAGCAAAACGTCGCGCAAGGAAACAACCATCGAAATTGGGAAACCCTTGAGTGCCAAGTTTGGCTTTAGTTTTGACCTCAATAATCTGGCCCCAGCTACGGTAAAATTTAAAAACTCATCAGTCGGCGCTACACGTTACGAATGGTCGTTTGAGAAAGGGGATAAACCTACCTCTACCGAAGAGAACCCCACCGTTATTTTTGCCGAAAAAGGGCAATACAAAGTATCTTTAAAAGCATTTAGTGGCCAAAAATTTGTGCAGTTTGATTCTACGATTCAGGTGGGTGAAAGCTTACAGCCAACCTTTGAGTACGAAACGACGGATTTTAACTTCAACCATGAAGCTCCTCTGACCATCAGGGTTACTAATAAGTCGAAAGGGGCTCTCCAACAAAAATGGAGTGTCAATGATGTCAATGCTAGAATAACGGCCGAAAATGATTCAATAACGACCATCCTACTGCCCGACGCAAAAACCTATAAGGTGACATTGACGGCATCCAACGGAAAAATAAGCAAGACATCTGAAAAAGAGATAGTTGCGAACACCCCTACCAATTTGCTGTACTTCAAAGACATTCCATTTGGGGTGTATGAGGCTTCTACTTATTCCAGCTATTTTGTATCGCGCCGTAAACAGTCCATTGCGGCGGAGGCGTTAGATACGCTCTCTTTTGGTAAAGAGTTAGACATTGTGTTTTTCGCCCAAGATGAAACCCTCGGGTACGGGCGGTTTTTATCACCTGACAAAACGGCGAGTCTGTTGATGCCTACCATTCCCAAGGCTCAGCGTACTACGTTTATCAATTTGTTGGAGGCTTGTGCTGCTTGTACCCAGATGACCGATGCAAAATTTGACGCCATCAAAACCTCAAAAGACTTTAGCCAATTTGTATTTAAGTTCAGCGACGGCGTCATCGAAGGCTTTGATAAACAAACTACCCCGCGTTATGTACCCTTTAAAACAGCCGATGGTCGGTTGGGTATCATCAAAATTAAAAGTTTTCACACCACTAGCAGCGATAGCTACATCACTACCGACATCAAGGTGTACAGGAAACCCTAA
- a CDS encoding tetratricopeptide repeat protein yields MRKLFLYVLLICSPFLLQAQNKKKLDSLLRLNNVYLKKDTVKIKLLLDIHNSYVSFDSKTGLKYADEALELAQSIHHPFFTATAQLQKGQSLQDNGKPEEALQLYALSKQYFESDNKKHVNLGSIYVSMGSVYAIQQKSTLALQYLQKGLDFFLEQKQKRGAANAYLALSTSYQQINDWAKAEEALKQSEALYRELKDNLGIALVLIKRGRPQFDTGNYQRALDLFLKALQLLDESIYSSRLYEIYSLLGDIFNRIGDSDKALIYKQKAATVAESLGREPLIAESYLNVGVAYFVLNNFDKSLSYYLKALSVAKKIDDKPKLFIIYSKLGPAYLKQKDFEKSWMYLQEAHKLSRELQNSRYMATSLHDIGNYYYTVPDSVLLKRSIAPSQRYQKSLEYNLQSLQLYEKAGDRRNISARWASLSILYRDMGDFKQAYNAYRKFITIKDSILNENIKNEVIRKEAQYDFDKKEAQLKYEQQLTAQELEKEKLLTTQQQQTLQIKTQSLILSEKDRDLQRLAYLQEKAKKQEREQELKLIQQDKRLQASQLLSLTKEKALQLQTLAKKNALIGFLIASLLGLVLAVFSFYLWQRQKRLNQEKENSMNFTKQLLQNTEEERQRIASDLHDSISHELLTLKNILQGDIATVSGKIDTIINDVRSISRNLHPVLFDQIGLVLNIKTLVERFENQNDFMVMTDIDYQGTLTSSDELQLYRIIQEALSNVIKYANAHAAKITLQATEKQVLLEIRDNGQGFDVEKTLNSGKAFGLHNIIERARVVGGTTQLQSTSKGTVISIVIPQKS; encoded by the coding sequence ATGAGAAAACTCTTTTTGTATGTTTTGTTAATATGCAGTCCTTTTCTTCTTCAAGCTCAAAACAAAAAGAAGTTAGACAGTTTATTGAGGTTGAATAACGTTTATCTGAAAAAAGATACTGTTAAAATAAAATTGCTGCTGGACATTCATAACTCGTATGTTTCATTTGATTCAAAAACAGGGCTGAAATATGCTGATGAAGCGTTGGAATTAGCGCAATCCATACATCACCCCTTTTTTACGGCGACTGCCCAACTCCAAAAAGGCCAGTCGTTACAAGACAATGGTAAACCTGAGGAGGCATTACAGTTATACGCTCTATCTAAGCAGTATTTTGAGTCAGACAATAAAAAACATGTTAATCTGGGCTCTATTTATGTCTCCATGGGCAGCGTATATGCTATCCAACAAAAATCAACCCTTGCTTTGCAGTACCTACAAAAAGGGCTTGATTTTTTTCTGGAACAAAAACAAAAAAGAGGAGCAGCAAATGCTTATTTGGCCCTTTCAACCAGTTATCAACAAATAAACGACTGGGCAAAAGCAGAAGAAGCCCTCAAGCAATCGGAAGCGTTGTATCGAGAACTGAAAGACAATTTGGGTATTGCGCTTGTGCTTATTAAAAGAGGGAGACCCCAGTTTGATACAGGGAATTATCAAAGGGCACTGGACTTGTTTTTAAAGGCTTTACAATTGCTGGATGAATCTATTTATTCGAGTAGATTATACGAAATATATTCGTTGCTCGGGGACATATTTAATCGAATTGGCGATTCGGATAAAGCATTGATTTACAAGCAAAAAGCAGCAACAGTGGCTGAAAGTTTGGGACGAGAACCCCTGATTGCTGAAAGTTATCTCAACGTAGGGGTAGCTTATTTTGTACTCAATAACTTTGACAAAAGCCTGTCCTACTATTTAAAAGCACTATCAGTAGCAAAGAAAATTGACGACAAACCGAAATTGTTTATTATTTATTCAAAACTGGGGCCTGCTTATCTCAAACAAAAAGACTTTGAAAAAAGCTGGATGTATTTACAGGAAGCCCACAAGCTGAGTCGAGAACTTCAAAATAGTCGTTATATGGCCACTTCTTTACATGACATTGGCAATTATTACTACACTGTTCCCGATTCCGTTTTACTGAAACGGAGCATAGCGCCTTCACAACGGTACCAAAAATCATTGGAATACAATCTTCAAAGCCTGCAACTCTATGAAAAAGCAGGTGACAGAAGGAATATTTCGGCACGGTGGGCCAGCCTAAGTATTTTGTATCGAGACATGGGAGATTTTAAGCAAGCTTATAACGCATATAGAAAATTTATAACCATTAAAGACAGTATTCTTAATGAAAACATTAAAAATGAAGTCATTCGAAAAGAAGCTCAATATGATTTTGACAAAAAAGAAGCCCAACTTAAATACGAACAGCAGCTAACAGCCCAAGAGCTTGAGAAGGAAAAACTTCTTACTACTCAGCAACAACAAACGCTGCAAATCAAGACTCAAAGCCTCATTCTGAGTGAAAAAGACCGAGATTTACAAAGATTAGCTTATCTACAAGAGAAAGCAAAAAAGCAAGAACGCGAACAGGAGCTCAAACTCATCCAACAAGACAAACGGTTGCAAGCATCCCAACTACTTTCACTTACTAAAGAAAAAGCCCTCCAACTCCAAACCCTCGCCAAGAAAAACGCGCTAATCGGTTTTCTCATTGCCTCGCTGCTGGGGTTGGTGTTGGCCGTATTTTCGTTTTATCTGTGGCAACGCCAAAAACGCCTAAACCAAGAAAAAGAAAACAGTATGAACTTTACCAAACAACTATTGCAGAATACGGAAGAAGAACGTCAACGAATTGCTAGCGACCTCCACGACAGCATCAGTCACGAACTTCTCACTTTAAAAAATATTCTTCAGGGGGATATTGCTACAGTCAGTGGAAAAATAGATACCATTATTAACGACGTTCGCAGCATTAGCCGAAACCTACACCCCGTGTTGTTCGACCAAATTGGGTTAGTGCTCAACATCAAAACCCTTGTAGAGCGTTTTGAGAATCAAAATGATTTTATGGTGATGACTGACATTGATTACCAAGGCACCTTAACTTCCTCTGATGAGCTTCAACTATACCGTATCATTCAAGAGGCGTTGAGTAACGTCATCAAATACGCCAATGCCCATGCAGCTAAAATTACTTTACAAGCAACAGAAAAACAGGTATTACTTGAGATTAGAGACAATGGACAAGGATTTGATGTTGAAAAAACGCTGAATAGTGGCAAAGCTTTCGGATTGCATAATATCATCGAACGTGCCCGGGTCGTTGGCGGAACTACCCAGCTCCAATCCACCTCTAAAGGGACGGTAATATCAATTGTTATTCCCCAAAAAAGCTAA
- a CDS encoding ATP-binding protein, whose protein sequence is MEESQNIEWKETWRDEYIKWIGGFANASGGKLFIGINDRGEVTGLTDAKKLLEDIPNKVRDILGIVVDVDLKTSLQGNYLEITVEAYPYPVSYKGQYHYRSGSTKQELKGAALDKFLLNKQGRRWDAVPIPHVSANDLSLSAFDFFRTKAIKSNRLTEEIVQESNDILLEKLHLTEGKFLKRAAILLFHPDPEKYVTGAFVKIGYFRTDDDLLFQDEIHGHLFEQIEKVLDLLRTKYLKALISYEGIQRIEELPFPEAALREALLNAIAHKDYSSGIPIQISVYADKIIFWNEGTLPENWTVENLKQKHASRPFNPSISTALFRTGYIEQWGRGTIRIINECIRYGLPAPVFDYDFASVMLEIKQKIEKGTQNNAFPAKDVGEMSEKMSEKVLELIRTNFTITTAILAKELRVSTKTIERALKTLKEEKKIERMGGDRGGYWKVIPK, encoded by the coding sequence ATGGAAGAAAGTCAAAATATAGAGTGGAAAGAAACTTGGCGTGATGAATATATCAAGTGGATTGGTGGTTTTGCGAATGCCTCTGGCGGAAAACTTTTCATTGGGATCAATGACAGAGGGGAAGTGACGGGGCTTACTGATGCAAAAAAATTGTTGGAAGATATTCCAAATAAGGTGCGGGATATTTTGGGAATTGTCGTGGATGTGGATTTAAAAACGAGTCTTCAAGGAAATTATTTAGAAATTACCGTAGAAGCTTATCCTTACCCAGTTAGTTACAAAGGACAGTATCATTACCGTAGTGGTAGTACCAAACAGGAACTTAAAGGAGCTGCTTTGGATAAGTTCTTGCTCAACAAACAAGGAAGACGCTGGGATGCAGTGCCAATTCCCCATGTTTCAGCAAATGATTTGAGTCTATCGGCCTTTGATTTTTTTCGAACAAAAGCCATTAAATCTAATCGACTGACGGAAGAAATTGTCCAGGAAAGTAACGACATTTTGCTCGAAAAGCTTCATTTGACCGAAGGTAAATTCTTGAAAAGAGCAGCGATTTTACTTTTTCACCCAGATCCTGAAAAATACGTCACTGGAGCTTTTGTTAAAATTGGCTATTTCCGTACGGATGATGACTTGTTGTTTCAGGACGAAATCCACGGGCATTTATTCGAGCAAATCGAAAAAGTCCTTGATTTGCTTCGTACCAAATACCTAAAAGCACTTATCAGTTATGAAGGTATTCAACGCATCGAAGAACTCCCGTTTCCAGAAGCAGCCCTGAGGGAGGCATTGCTCAACGCCATTGCCCACAAAGATTACAGTAGCGGAATTCCCATTCAAATCAGTGTATATGCCGATAAAATTATCTTTTGGAACGAAGGTACATTACCCGAAAACTGGACAGTCGAAAACTTAAAACAAAAACATGCCTCACGGCCTTTTAACCCCAGTATCTCAACCGCCCTCTTCCGAACTGGCTACATTGAGCAATGGGGAAGAGGTACTATTCGAATTATCAACGAGTGTATCCGTTACGGTTTACCTGCCCCTGTGTTCGATTATGATTTTGCTAGTGTAATGCTTGAAATAAAACAAAAAATCGAGAAAGGGACACAAAACAACGCGTTTCCTGCCAAAGATGTCGGAGAAATGTCGGAGAAAATGTCGGAGAAAGTACTGGAGTTGATTAGAACAAATTTTACTATCACAACAGCAATTTTGGCAAAAGAACTCAGAGTGAGTACAAAAACCATCGAAAGAGCCTTAAAAACGCTCAAAGAGGAGAAAAAAATCGAAAGGATGGGGGGAGACAGAGGTGGCTATTGGAAAGTTATACCGAAATAA
- a CDS encoding replication initiation protein — MEESNTLKTLIQDNAITSARYEMSALEKNIIYIMMAQLKKEDTSDVNYYVSVRELMERTGTRNSYEDLKRATETLIGRVLQIKRPNGNLLQVSMISSAEYMHGQGIIEIGLDPKIRPFFFDLKQNFTTFQLHMALSLDSKYAKRIYEMLSQYKDIGVFKIELLELKRRLLLYDDKTGEEQYKNWSDFEKRILLTAKKEINEKTDLTISYNAKKVGRRYSDIEFTITRIRGAQTKIDFQDESAVVFGRLINEFRLRKDQAIQIVEKFSQSEIHKTLYDIKLKVASNEVKNIGAYTAKVFGLG, encoded by the coding sequence ATGGAAGAGAGTAATACCTTAAAAACCCTTATTCAAGACAATGCCATTACGAGTGCCCGCTATGAAATGTCGGCACTTGAAAAAAATATTATTTACATCATGATGGCACAACTCAAAAAAGAAGACACCTCAGACGTGAACTATTACGTTTCTGTGCGAGAATTAATGGAACGAACAGGTACCCGAAATTCGTACGAAGATTTAAAGCGAGCCACAGAGACATTGATAGGGCGTGTGCTACAAATCAAGCGCCCCAACGGTAACTTACTTCAAGTGTCGATGATTTCATCAGCAGAGTACATGCACGGGCAGGGAATCATTGAAATAGGACTAGACCCTAAAATTAGACCGTTCTTTTTCGATTTGAAACAAAACTTTACGACGTTTCAGTTGCACATGGCTTTAAGTCTAGACAGTAAGTATGCCAAACGTATTTATGAGATGCTATCGCAATACAAGGACATAGGCGTCTTTAAAATAGAGCTTCTTGAGTTGAAGCGACGGTTATTACTATACGATGATAAGACAGGGGAGGAGCAATACAAAAATTGGTCTGATTTTGAAAAACGTATTTTACTTACGGCGAAGAAAGAAATCAATGAAAAAACTGATTTGACGATTAGTTACAACGCGAAGAAAGTTGGCCGCAGATATTCAGATATTGAATTTACCATCACTAGAATTCGTGGAGCACAAACAAAAATTGATTTTCAGGACGAATCAGCGGTCGTTTTTGGGCGTCTGATTAACGAATTTCGTTTACGTAAAGATCAAGCAATTCAAATTGTTGAAAAGTTTTCGCAATCAGAAATTCACAAAACTCTGTATGATATTAAGTTGAAAGTGGCTAGTAACGAGGTTAAAAATATCGGCGCCTATACGGCGAAGGTGTTTGGGTTAGGGTAA
- a CDS encoding ParA family protein: MLTQDIVFRFFRAKPALNHSQIEKEAGLPSKTLYRALGGHINLNEKHLAKLIPILRSYGFSEELFSKARVISIVNHKGGVGKTTSTINLGKALSILGNRVLMLDMDSQGNLSQCFGIHQPETQIIDALLDKKSLPIIEIEPKLHLAPSDIQMAYRELELVNSIGSEKRLANKLAPLLSEYDYVLIDCPPSLNVLTTCSLVASHECMIPIQPEASAYHGVENLFNRISEIREHLNYTLQVRGIFFTMVHKNQSVHKNMIEHIRDVYGHFTIFSTQIETSTVIKQSQVAKSDLFDYSPKSNSANQYLALAQEMVAV, translated from the coding sequence ATGCTAACCCAAGACATCGTTTTTCGTTTTTTCAGAGCAAAACCCGCACTAAATCATTCACAGATTGAAAAAGAAGCAGGTTTACCTTCTAAGACACTCTATCGTGCTTTAGGCGGGCACATCAATCTAAATGAAAAACACCTAGCTAAATTAATCCCTATTCTGAGAAGCTACGGGTTTTCGGAAGAGTTATTTAGTAAAGCCAGGGTTATTTCAATCGTTAACCATAAAGGTGGTGTAGGAAAAACCACCTCAACCATCAACCTCGGGAAAGCCCTTAGTATTCTTGGCAATCGAGTCCTGATGCTGGATATGGACTCTCAAGGCAATCTTTCTCAGTGTTTTGGGATTCATCAGCCAGAAACCCAAATCATAGATGCCTTACTTGATAAAAAAAGCCTACCAATTATTGAGATTGAGCCTAAATTACACCTTGCTCCTTCCGACATACAGATGGCTTACCGTGAACTTGAGCTCGTCAATTCCATTGGTAGTGAGAAACGTTTAGCCAATAAACTAGCCCCTCTCTTATCCGAATACGATTATGTTCTCATTGATTGCCCACCTTCATTGAATGTACTGACAACTTGCTCATTGGTTGCCTCTCACGAATGTATGATTCCAATTCAACCCGAAGCATCGGCTTATCATGGTGTCGAAAACTTATTTAATCGCATTTCCGAAATACGTGAACACCTGAACTATACCCTCCAAGTGCGAGGCATTTTTTTTACCATGGTACACAAAAATCAGAGTGTGCACAAAAACATGATTGAACATATTCGGGATGTCTATGGTCATTTTACTATTTTTTCTACCCAAATAGAGACTTCAACGGTCATCAAACAATCACAAGTAGCCAAAAGTGACTTGTTCGATTATTCACCTAAATCGAACTCAGCAAATCAATATTTAGCCCTAGCCCAAGAAATGGTCGCTGTTTAA
- a CDS encoding ATP-binding protein has product MIPRALTDKAQLLLTKFPMVSVSGPRQSGKTTFSKLFASDYQYVNLELLDNRALAQNDPHSFLERYQNRVILDEVQNVPDLFSYLQVFTDERNRTGEYVLTGSQNFLLMQKITQSLAGRVALLTLLPFSYFELLEKPPIGEFIFKGGYPRLIQKEISPDDFFPTYIQTYIERDVRQLIQVQNLSLFQNFLYLMAGRAGQVFNASSIANDLGVNSQTVEAWTSVLEASYILFRLPPYYKNFNKRITKAPKVYFYDTGLLCYLLGIRTEAEIQLHFAKGAIFENLVILEVMKMHYNQGRRPQLYYWRDSNQNEVDLLMQDGLKLHAVEIKAGKTINGEFFKGLTYFKKIAPDAQLHLVYGGDDYQKRSEVTVLGVNYLEQLF; this is encoded by the coding sequence ATGATTCCAAGAGCACTGACCGATAAAGCACAATTGCTACTGACTAAGTTTCCGATGGTATCTGTCTCTGGGCCGAGGCAATCGGGAAAAACCACGTTTTCTAAATTGTTTGCTTCTGATTATCAGTATGTCAACCTAGAGCTACTTGACAATAGAGCCTTGGCTCAAAATGACCCACATAGTTTCTTGGAGCGGTACCAAAACCGCGTTATCTTGGATGAAGTACAGAATGTCCCCGATTTGTTCTCGTACTTACAAGTGTTCACTGATGAGCGTAACCGAACAGGAGAGTATGTTTTGACGGGCTCACAGAACTTTTTGCTTATGCAAAAAATCACGCAGTCGTTGGCGGGAAGAGTTGCCTTATTAACCCTTTTGCCATTTTCTTATTTTGAGCTACTTGAAAAACCACCCATTGGCGAGTTTATCTTTAAAGGAGGTTATCCAAGGCTCATTCAAAAAGAAATATCACCTGACGACTTTTTTCCAACCTACATTCAAACGTACATTGAGCGCGACGTACGGCAATTGATTCAGGTTCAAAACCTTTCCCTTTTTCAAAATTTCCTGTATTTGATGGCTGGGCGAGCAGGACAAGTATTTAACGCCTCAAGTATTGCCAATGATTTGGGCGTAAACAGTCAGACGGTAGAAGCATGGACATCGGTTTTGGAAGCATCGTACATTTTATTTCGGTTGCCGCCCTATTACAAGAATTTCAACAAACGCATCACCAAAGCGCCTAAAGTCTATTTTTACGACACAGGGTTACTATGTTATTTGTTGGGAATACGTACCGAAGCCGAAATCCAGTTACATTTTGCCAAAGGTGCTATTTTTGAGAATTTGGTGATTTTGGAGGTGATGAAAATGCACTATAACCAAGGCCGTCGTCCACAATTGTATTACTGGCGCGACAGTAATCAAAACGAAGTAGATTTGCTGATGCAAGATGGGCTAAAACTTCACGCGGTTGAAATTAAAGCGGGCAAAACAATTAATGGCGAGTTTTTTAAAGGATTAACCTACTTCAAAAAGATAGCACCCGATGCCCAACTACACTTGGTGTATGGTGGTGACGACTATCAAAAGCGTAGCGAAGTCACAGTACTGGGCGTAAACTATCTGGAGCAATTGTTTTAA
- a CDS encoding response regulator transcription factor: MPSILIADDHPFSLMGTKVFVESLGYRVVDCCSNGITALNLIKLHLPDIAILDINMPGLSGLEVLQQVASVRLPTRVILLTMHREKSIFEKANQYGVYGYLLKEFAQDELEDCLKKVNRGGQYLSPNLQSELVQDRANVKEGLENLSFAERKVLALIAEHKTSKQIAELLFIAEKTVEHHRANIIQKLNLPKEKNSLLVWATANYNK, encoded by the coding sequence ATGCCTTCTATATTAATCGCTGACGACCATCCCTTTTCCTTAATGGGCACCAAAGTATTTGTCGAATCCCTAGGCTATCGTGTGGTCGATTGCTGTTCTAACGGCATTACAGCACTCAATTTAATAAAGTTACACTTACCCGATATTGCCATTCTTGATATTAATATGCCTGGACTAAGTGGACTTGAAGTGTTACAGCAAGTTGCTTCGGTTCGCTTACCAACACGGGTTATTTTGTTGACCATGCACCGAGAAAAGTCAATTTTTGAGAAAGCAAATCAATATGGGGTGTATGGGTATTTACTAAAAGAATTTGCCCAAGATGAGTTAGAGGATTGTTTGAAAAAGGTAAACCGAGGTGGGCAATACCTAAGTCCAAACCTACAGTCGGAGCTGGTTCAAGATAGGGCAAACGTAAAGGAAGGGTTGGAAAATCTCAGCTTTGCTGAGCGCAAAGTACTGGCTCTCATTGCCGAGCACAAAACCTCCAAGCAAATTGCTGAACTGCTATTTATTGCCGAAAAAACAGTAGAGCATCACCGTGCAAATATTATCCAAAAGCTCAATTTACCTAAAGAAAAGAATTCTCTTTTGGTTTGGGCTACTGCTAACTATAATAAGTGA
- a CDS encoding fibronectin type III domain-containing protein, whose translation MLLFGCFRLAAQEVSTKGAIQVYPSERGNLLSILPKDKETASSEELLKSTAYFKINRAELLLTNKFKSYQNVGQTKRSKTVAELRAAVTSEGINGIQKIKNLASEASVQQYLANEYRFDSLLVLGFFSHKYLEAFGIAFNDTKVEEGVVYSYQAIRVDKSGKEELWAEAKIVSKVPNPQLNGIKIVQDTIISNDSTVVFKFHADFPIAGLSKSETFPAYAPINTRLSAKEQKKRVKEQNTAFVNYLNTFPIEPSKVAFSVYYQENQAGWKLLSKYQAMPDTAGVFRLGAFVKTTPEAYVEVRIIPETFGGVTSDPDSSEVVGAYAISQSSVPLIYAVSGQDSTNCIKIKWQKLPSKPYYYGVLIERAEGNNEPERLSIASNDTDSFIDYKIKGGSIYTYQVKALFNPKQNVAQRVPATTVLSGTTFSAPLPPYNLRIDTASKKIPTLKWEAVESNSRFGFIVYRGTKPNQLSHLGNVVKGTEFTDSTGVFSARVKMYYAVVAQSLSQDTSDFSNVVEFKAIMPLDIAPPMYLNYKLVNGDLFLDWPEMRAKDKLISGYRLERRSDLDTVFKAIGPKTIATNFFTDTTFKQGYYHEYRIASVADDGQIGTFSMAFEVDFPKELHEGISAFSLRNTTKGVLIQWPSAALSTTKEYVIYRNDPPKAQLRKLTTVPAGTFEYNDKTVNDSGAYLYAMSIVAQDGRESQKSKRKSLKRSKPTKL comes from the coding sequence ATGTTATTATTCGGATGTTTCCGACTGGCAGCACAAGAAGTCTCCACGAAAGGAGCGATTCAGGTCTATCCTTCCGAGAGGGGGAACCTACTATCCATTTTACCAAAAGACAAAGAAACAGCCTCCTCCGAAGAGTTGTTGAAATCAACAGCTTACTTTAAAATCAACCGCGCTGAGTTATTGCTTACCAATAAGTTTAAGTCTTATCAAAATGTAGGACAAACCAAACGTAGTAAAACCGTAGCTGAGTTGCGGGCCGCTGTGACGTCAGAAGGAATAAATGGTATTCAAAAAATCAAAAACCTCGCTTCGGAAGCATCAGTTCAGCAATACTTAGCTAATGAGTATCGTTTCGATTCCCTCCTGGTACTAGGCTTTTTTTCGCATAAATACTTGGAAGCATTCGGTATTGCATTCAATGATACAAAGGTCGAAGAAGGCGTCGTGTATTCCTATCAGGCCATTAGAGTAGATAAATCGGGGAAGGAAGAACTTTGGGCTGAAGCAAAAATTGTCAGTAAAGTACCAAACCCCCAATTAAACGGGATTAAAATAGTACAAGACACCATCATTTCGAATGATAGCACTGTGGTTTTTAAGTTTCATGCCGATTTTCCAATTGCTGGATTATCTAAATCGGAGACTTTTCCAGCGTACGCGCCAATCAACACAAGATTATCGGCAAAAGAACAAAAAAAGAGGGTGAAAGAGCAGAATACCGCTTTCGTCAATTACTTGAATACATTTCCTATCGAACCCTCAAAAGTTGCGTTTTCTGTTTACTATCAAGAAAATCAAGCGGGCTGGAAATTGTTGTCAAAGTATCAAGCGATGCCCGATACTGCGGGTGTGTTTCGCTTGGGAGCCTTTGTAAAAACAACTCCAGAAGCCTACGTAGAAGTACGTATTATACCCGAGACCTTTGGCGGGGTAACCTCCGATCCTGATTCATCTGAAGTTGTTGGAGCGTATGCCATTTCCCAATCTTCGGTACCGCTCATTTATGCTGTTTCGGGACAGGATTCTACCAATTGTATTAAAATCAAATGGCAAAAACTTCCCTCAAAACCCTATTATTATGGGGTGTTGATTGAAAGAGCAGAGGGTAATAATGAACCCGAACGCTTGTCTATCGCAAGTAATGATACAGACTCGTTTATTGATTATAAAATTAAAGGTGGTTCAATTTATACGTATCAGGTAAAAGCCCTCTTTAACCCCAAACAAAACGTTGCGCAGCGAGTACCTGCTACAACTGTTTTATCAGGCACTACTTTTTCGGCTCCGCTTCCACCTTACAATTTACGGATTGACACCGCATCCAAAAAAATTCCCACCTTGAAGTGGGAGGCCGTTGAAAGTAATTCAAGGTTTGGATTTATCGTGTATCGAGGAACTAAGCCTAACCAATTGAGTCACTTAGGCAACGTGGTTAAGGGGACTGAATTCACTGATTCGACAGGCGTTTTTTCGGCAAGGGTAAAAATGTATTATGCCGTTGTGGCGCAAAGTCTCTCACAAGATACCAGCGACTTCTCGAATGTGGTCGAATTCAAGGCTATCATGCCGCTTGACATTGCCCCACCTATGTACCTCAATTACAAGTTGGTCAACGGCGATCTATTTCTGGATTGGCCCGAGATGCGCGCGAAAGATAAACTTATCAGTGGCTACCGATTGGAACGAAGAAGCGATTTGGATACTGTGTTTAAAGCAATTGGCCCAAAAACCATTGCGACCAACTTTTTTACCGATACTACATTTAAGCAGGGATATTACCATGAGTACCGAATCGCTTCCGTAGCAGATGACGGACAAATTGGTACTTTCAGCATGGCGTTTGAGGTAGATTTCCCCAAAGAGCTGCACGAGGGAATTTCAGCATTCTCGCTGCGAAATACCACGAAAGGTGTCTTGATACAATGGCCGTCGGCGGCACTTTCAACCACCAAAGAGTATGTAATTTATCGAAACGACCCTCCCAAAGCGCAGCTTCGGAAGTTGACTACTGTGCCCGCTGGAACGTTTGAATACAATGACAAAACTGTCAACGATTCAGGTGCGTATTTGTACGCCATGAGTATTGTGGCTCAAGATGGCCGTGAAAGCCAAAAAAGTAAACGAAAATCATTAAAACGCTCCAAACCCACCAAACTTTAG